Proteins encoded together in one Porites lutea chromosome 2, jaPorLute2.1, whole genome shotgun sequence window:
- the LOC140928811 gene encoding uncharacterized protein, with the protein MSELKNKKKSRSGHKSYLKHALNKVDECLADYSPERKDELAQWKESLQEQLQKVTTLSDQILALMEADEELTDEDLSTELMDTNTLKFDVKMRLSAIEKIVTANVANVTNVPPSLPSPSADLHANQAPFNPWPVPQTATVRAKLPKLEVRKFGGNISEWQEFWDSFESAIDRNETLAEIDKFSYLRGLLIEPARSAIAGFSLTSANYKAAIQLLKKRYGKQKVIQRTYINDLLNLEPIYGERDTQRLRTMYDVAETKYRALEALGVDQETYSAIVVPSLLEKLPEQLRLTITRGEDHHEWNLEQLLDVLGHEVELREEYNRSARHARSSRDESVKKKHTMHTGKQANYQNCAFCLGGHKHEDCQKVKNVSERKQLLIKFGRCFSCIRKGHLSKDCRANLTCKFCKRKHHSSICSAESPGEGGASENEPSNVESVGNSMHIETGNSVALQTAQAQVAGKGNARIRVLFDTASHTSFVTAHVARMFSLETLRKEWLAVNTFGQRAAGSNLRDVVGMHLTPVGGGNAIYVEAFVVPEISRVQNEHLELVRGNYPHLANIWLSDVCQHKDQLEIDVLIGADYLWSFQTGNVVRGGVGEPVAIETQLGWVVSGPLESSQSTDRERAVSVNIIGRDSTVPGRLERDVQVLWDLETLGITENDGVYEEFVDNITFNGKRYSVKLPWKEGRDVLDSNYELSLSRMKGQVRKLRKEPEVLREYDSVIKEQLASGVIERVEESGKADRVHYIPHLAVIRKEASTTKLRVVYDASAKSGKESASLNDCLHKGPSLTPLLFDILLRFREKRVALIGDIEKAFLNIEVDKEDRDFLRFLWLDGVSDPSSEIVVYRFCRVVFGLNASPFLLNATLRHHISKFKDEDPEFVRRMIESFYVDDLVTGEDNTAKAFTLYEKSKNRLASGGFKLRKWMTNDKALKDLIEQDENRKPENASVTTEEESFAKFTLGSEVSKKCPKVLGLPWDFENDVIHFNFEKIVAKAQEIPPTKRNLLSVLASMFDPLGIISPVIVCMKMLFQELCRDSIGWDDELNGEAKKKWNDWVLDLSKIKGIAISRCVYDSLKQEVLECYLHGFGDASNKAYCAVVYFVYRTWDGVHVRLLTSRSRVAPLKELTIPRLELMSARILAQLMSTVKNALEEQVTLNGTRYWLDSKTAICWIQNRGEWKQFVRHRVNEVLKLSAKDEWRHCPGEDNPADIGSRGALGSKLKDEELWWKGPPWLTQEESSWPTSQAITSTSESQEEMKKTSTVMIVDVQDSASVAKVVDIERHGTLRKLLRVTAWVLRFVQNSKPRCAKRKGRLTREELINAENEWVKAAQQGLKRQKNFPNLERVLGLETVGGVLRCFGRLEHSDLEVEAQKPIILPKDHAYTTKTIEECHERVLHGGVRETLAELRSKFWVPKGRQHVKKVISKCVVCRKLEGKAYSTPRSAALPEFRVTEAPAFSKVGVDFAGPLYVKERTTTMKKVYIALFSCCVTRAIHLELVEDLSTGAFIRALRRFAGRRGTPVLIISDNAKTFKAADKALKNLFNHPEVANELSGKMIEWKFNLERAPWWGGFFERMVGCVKRCLRKVLGNARLTFDELFTVLIEVEGTLNSRPLTYEYDEAGEEVLTPSHLIFGRRIKTVPDEIVEDEEEGESRYTRRFRYLSVRLAHFWNRWRREYLTDLREFHRTKVSKDPRSVQIGDVVTVYDESKRRGEWRLAVIESLIKGNDNVVRGANIRVIAEGKPSRMSRPVQKLYPIEVQTEILPEAPRESVKEGTKNLRRNPRRAAAADARWKTNLMLDS; encoded by the coding sequence ATGAGTGagctgaaaaacaagaaaaagtcaAGATCGGGCCACAAGAGTTACTTGAAGCACGCCTTGAATAAAGTGGACGAATGCCTTGCCGATTACTCCCCAGAAAGAAAGGATGAACTGGCTCAGTGGAAAGAATCGCTACAAGAACAGCTACAGAAAGTCACAACCCTGAGCGATCAAATTTTAGCTCTGATGGAGGCAGATGAAGAGTTGACCGACGAAGATTTGTCTACAGAGTTGATGGACACCAACACGTTAAAGTTTGACGTAAAGATGCGTTTGTCTGCAATAGAAAAGATTGTAACCGCGAATGTTGCTAACGTTACGAATGTACCACCGTCGCTGCCTAGCCCCTCCGCAGATTTGCACGCCAATCAAGCTCCATTCAATCCATGGCCGGTCCCGCAGACTGCTACAGTTCGAGCGAAATTGCCGAAACTCGAGGTACGCAAGTTTGGGGGAAACATCAGCGAATGGCAGGAGTTTTGGGACTCCTTTGAAAGCGCTATCGACCGAAACGAGACATTGGCCGAAATAGATAAATTCTCCTATTTGCGAGGCCTCCTGATCGAGCCAGCGCGGTCGGCGATCGCAGGATTTTCCCTCACTTCAGCGAACTACAAAGCCGCGATACAACTTCTAAAGAAACGTTACGGTAAACAGAAAGTTATCCAGAGAACATACATAAACGACTTGTTGAACTTGGAGCCAATTTACGGAGAACGAGACACACAGCGATTGAGGACAATGTATGACGTTGCCGAGACAAAGTACCGGGCATTGGAAGCGCTTGGCGTAGACCAAGAGACCTACTCCGCCATCGTGGTGCCGTCGCTGTTGGAAAAACTACCAGAGCAGCTCCGTTTGACCATCACAAGGGGAGAGGACCATCACGAATGGAACCTGGAGCAGTTGTTGGACGTCCTGGGCCACGAGGTCGAGCTGCGAGAGGAGTACAACAGAAGCGCACGACACGCGAGGAGCTCTCGTGACGAATCAGTGAAAAAGAAACACACCATGCACACTGGAAAACAGGCGAATTATCAGAACTGTGCGTTTTGCTTAGGAGGACACAAACACGAGGATTGCCAAAAAGTCAAGAACGTCAGCGAGCGTAAGCAATTACTAATTAAGTTTGGTCGTTGTTTTAGTTGTATTCGAAAGGGACATCTTTCTAAAGACTGTAGAGCTAATTTAACTTGTAAGTTTTGTAAAAGGAAACATCATTCGTCTATTTGTAGTGCCGAATCcccaggggaggggggagcGTCAGAAAATGAACCAAGTAACGTTGAGTCAGTGGGCAATAGTATGCACATAGAAACCGGGAATAGTGTTGCTTTACAAACGGCACAAGCTCAAGTAGCAGGGAAGGGCAACGCGCGAATAAGAGTGCTTTTTGATACCGCTAGTCACACGTCTTTTGTTACGGCGCACGTGGCGCGAATGTTTAGTTTAGAAACTCTCCGGAAAGAGTGGCTCGCTGTCAACACCTTTGGGCAGCGAGCAGCGGGTTCAAACTTGAGGGACGTAGTCGGAATGCATTTGACCCCAGTAGGGGGAGGGAACGCAATTTATGTCGAAGCTTTTGTTGTTCCCGAAATCTCGAGAGTTCAGAACGAGCATCTGGAATTAGTGCGTGGGAACTACCCTCATTTGGCAAACATATGGCTCTCTGATGTTTGCCAACACAAAGATCAGTTAGAAATAGATGTCCTCATCGGGGCAGATTATTTGTGGAGTTTTCAAACTGGCAATGTTGTTCGGGGAGGTGTAGGGGAACCCGTAGCCATAGAAACGCAATTGGGATGGGTTGTTTCTGGTCCCTTAGAGTCTAGTCAGTCGACAGATAGAGAGCGAGCAGTTAGTGTAAATATTATAGGAAGAGATAGTACAGTTCCAGGAAGGTTAGAGCGAGATGTTCAGGTTCTTTGGGATTTAGAAACGTTAGGAATAACAGAGAATGACGGAGTGTACGAGGAATTTGTAGACAACATTACGTTCAACGGAAAGAGGTATTCAGTAAAGCTGCCGTGGAAGGAAGGGCGTGATGTTTTAGACAGTAATTACGAATTGAGTTTGTCACGCATGAAAGGACAGgtaagaaagcttaggaaagagcCAGAAGTGTTGAGGGAGTATGACTCAGTTATCAAAGAACAGTTAGCTTCAGGAGTGATAGAAAGAGTGGAAGAATCAGGAAAGGCGGATAGAGTCCATTATATCCCACATTTGGCCGTCATACGCAAAGAAGCCAGCACAACCAAACTGAGAGTGGTGTATGACGCGTCAGCAAAATCAGGTAAGGAAAGCGCATCATTGAACGACTGTTTACACAAAGGACCGTCTCTTACCCCATTGCTGTTCGACATATTGTTGAGGTTTAGAGAGAAAAGGGTAGCACTGATTGGCGATATAGAAAAGGCGTTTTTGAACATTGAGGTGGATAAGGAAGACAGAGATTTCCTGAGGTTTTTGTGGCTAGATGGCGTGAGTGACCCCTCAAGCGAGATTGTCGTGTATCGTTTTTGTCGTGTAGTGTTTGGTTTAAACGCGTCTCCTTTCCTTCTGAATGCCACGCTTAGACACCATATCTCGAAATTTAAAGATGAAGATCCAGAATTTGTGAGAAGAATGATCGAAAGCTTTTACGTAGACGACCTGGTGACTGGCGAGGACAACACTGCTAAAGCCTTCACGTTGTACGAGAAGTCCAAAAATAGGCTAGCGAGTGGAGGGTTCAAATTGCGTAAGTGGATGACTAACGACAAGGCGTTGAAAGATTTAATTGAGCAAGATGAGAACCGGAAACCAGAAAACGCAAGCGTGACAACCGAAGAGGAATCTTTCGCGAAGTTCACGCTAGGATCGGAGGTGAGTAAAAAATGTCCTAAGGTTTTGGGCCTTCCGTGGGATTTTGAGAATGATGTTATCCACTTCAACTTCGAGAAGATTGTGGCAAAAGCACAAGAAATCCCACCGACTAAGCGGAACTTGCTAAGTGTTTTGGCCAGCATGTTTGACCCTCTAGGAATTATAAGTCCCGTCATTGTGTGCATGAAAATGTTGTTCCAAGAGTTGTGTCGGGATAGTATAGGCTGGGATGATGAGCTCAATGGCGAAGCTAAAAAGAAATGGAACGATTGGGTTTTAGATTTGTCTAAGATTAAAGGGATCGCGATTAGTAGGTGCGTTTACGATAGTTTAAAACAAGAGGTGCTTGAGTGTTACTTGCATGGTTTCGGCGATGCGAGTAACAAAGCGTACTGCGCTGTTGTTTACTTTGTTTACCGAACGTGGGACGGAGTTCACGTAAGATTGTTGACTTCGAGGTCGAGAGTGGCACCACTAAAGGAACTGACTATCCCCAGACTAGAGCTTATGTCCGCGAGAATTCTTGCCCAGTTAATGAGCACGGTGAAGAATGCCCTAGAAGAACAAGTGACCCTTAACGGTACCAGATACTGGTTAGACAGTAAAACGGCAATCTGCTGGATTCAAAACAGGGGGGAGTGGAAACAATTTGTGAGACACAGGGTGAACGAGGTCCTCAAGCTTTCAGCTAAAGATGAATGGAGACACTGCCCGGGAGAAGACAATCCTGCGGACATTGGTTCAAGAGGAGCGCTGGGTTCCAAACTGAAAGATGAGGAACTGTGGTGGAAGGGACCACCTTGGTTGACTCAAGAAGAGAGCAGTTGGCCAACAAGCCAGGCAATCACCTCTACGTCAGAGAGccaagaagaaatgaaaaagacgTCGACGGTAATGATTGTAGACGTACAAGACTCAGCCTCTGTTGCAAAGGTAGTAGATATTGAGCGACATGGTACTTTGAGAAAACTGCTCAGAGTGACAGCATGGGTGTTACGTTTCGTCCAAAATTCGAAACCAAGATGTGCGAAGAGAAAAGGTAGGTTGACGAGGGAAGAGTTGATCAACGCTGAAAACGAATGGGTAAAAGCAGCCCAGCAAGGTTTGAAGCGCCAGAAAAATTTTCCGAATTTAGAAAGGGTGTTAGGCCTAGAGACGGTCGGAGGCGTTCTAAGATGTTTCGGAAGGTTAGAGCATTCAGACTTAGAAGTAGAAGCACAGAAACCAATTATCTTGCCGAAAGATCACGCctacacaacaaaaacaatcgaAGAATGTCACGAGAGAGTGCTTCACGGCGGCGTGAGAGAAACACTCGCAGAGCTAAGATCAAAGTTTTGGGTTCCGAAAGGCCGACAACACGTGAAGAAGGTCATTAGTAAATGTGTAGTCTGTAGAAAGTTAGAAGGGAAAGCTTATAGTACACCGCGCAGTGCAGCGTTACCAGAATTTCGAGTCACGGAAGCGCCGGCGTTTTCAAAGGTAGGAGTTGATTTCGCAGGGCCGCTTTACGTCAAAGAGCGAACCACGACAATGAAAAAGGTGTACATCGCGTTATTCTCGTGTTGCGTGACGCGAGCAATTCACTTGGAACTTGTAGAAGATTTGTCAACGGGAGCGTTTATCCGGGCTTTGCGGCGATTTGCAGGGAGACGAGGGACACCAGTTTTAATTATATCTGACAACGCCAAAACCTTCAAAGCCGCTGATAAAGCTCTCAAGAACCTTTTCAATCACCCAGAAGTCGCTAACGAATTGTCCGGCAAAATGATCGAATGGAAGTTCAACTTAGAGAGAGCACCTTGGTGGGGAGGGTTTTTTGAAAGAATGGTTGGATGTGTTAAGCGTTGTTTGAGAAAGGTGTTAGGTAACGCAAGACTGACCTTTGACGAATTGTTTACTGTGTTGATCGAAGTAGAGGGGACTTTAAACTCCCGGCCCTTAACTTACGAGTATGATGAAGCGGGCGAGGAAGTTCTTACCCCGTCGCATTTGATTTTCGGAAGAAGAATTAAAACAGTGCCAGATGAAATCGTGGAGGACGAAGAAGAAGGTGAGAGTAGATACACTAGGAGATTCAGGTATTTGAGCGTTAGATTAGCGCATTTTTGGAATCGGTGGAGGCGTGAGTACTTAACTGACTTACGCGAGTTCCATCGGACCAAGGTAAGTAAAGACCCGAGGTCTGTACAGATAGGTGATGTAGTCACAGTGTACGACGAGAGtaagaggcgtggagagtggagATTAGCAGTTATTGAGAGTCTTATCAAGGGAAACGATAATGTGGTAAGGGGGGCAAACATTCGAGTCATTGCCGAGGGAAAGCCCTCGCGTATGTCTAGACCCGTTCAGAAACTCTACCCCATAGAAGTGCAAACCGAGATTCTACCCGAAGCGCCGCGGGAAAGTGTAAAAGAGGGTACAAAAAACCTTAGGCGCAACCCTAGACGCGCTGCAGCAGCAGATGCGCGTTGGAAAACTAACTTAATGCTTGACTCGTAG